The Bactrocera dorsalis isolate Fly_Bdor chromosome 3, ASM2337382v1, whole genome shotgun sequence genomic interval tttaatcctttttatactattttttttaacttggttTTTAGCTTGTCATTTCACTTAACCGTGAGAACCGAAgatccgaaaaccgaaaacgatATTTGCCAATTGGTTGCGAAAAAGatattttgtattgtattttaattttttaaccacGCTCATGTCCCTGCTCGGGCACCATGAAATTTCTAAAGcgtttttgagataaaaaatagTTGGGACACGTGAattcactaaaattaaaattcaaccaATTGCCTGCACTTAAACTCACGATACTGTGACgaaaaaataccgaaaaaagAAGGGAAACGCGTGCGTTCTCGATTGCGCTCAAATAACAATTAACTTCTTTATTTCAACAACTAgatgacttagcctaaatcttgAAGCTAACGGGATAGAACAGTTTgaatggtatgtatgtacaaaaagaggtgagtaattcattttgttaacttatagtaatagattaaggtaagtatatttaacattattagggtaagtacAATTAAAGGAAAActttataattcaaatataaaatgcatttcagaaaggtaattaattttcatttcattttaggttgaacatatacatatacataagtcgCTTGGCGCATCATAGATTATAACCCAGGTAGGAAATCACCAATGGCCCAGCCTTTAACCAAGCCATTCCCAAGACTTGGCAAGCTTGGATCAGGCTTGGTATCCAAGCGCGGACCAATAGTGGATGAGCATTGGAATGTAACGTGGGGCCAGACCTGGTAACTAGGGCTGGCCCAGGCCGTCTTATTAACACTAGTCCAGGCACTGAAACCAGCGCCGTTCCaggcttatttttgttttttaatacctTGGCTTAGCCATTGTTCAGAAGTAATTTGAATAGGTATTTTGTGGATTGGCACATTCAATGAAGAACGATTTATTGgaagtaattatatttaattgtctttattatattattaatattatatatattgttatacatatactttactAAACAAAACTCCCgataaaaatgaacaaaaaaattaacgttAAAAATTAACTCCTTTTTTTTAACACGAGAAAcagtaaattcgcaaaattaagttttcactGACAGGTGAGTTCTGGTTTAATCCCTCTAAGCTCTTTTTTCAGTTAAACTGCACCAACTTCCTTTTTACGCTGTATGCATCCTCCATCTCTGTCGCCAGCACCTGCTAGCCAATCACTTGTAACCGTAATAATCTTCAATGGTTGATTAGAGTCTTTATATTTTGTCTCAATGAAATCTGGAAACCGagtaaaaaaatcaatgaaaaccaaATAAGTCAGTCACCATGAATGGACTTCGTATACAAACCTCTCATACACGCAAAAGTCGCTGTtgcactgaattttttttttccttttcctttgACAACACGGCCTACGCCACTATAATTAAGTTGAACATCTTTGGCGATTAATTCCTTGAGGATCTTCTTAATGTCTGCAGCGTAATTGGATTCTTTATGCGTTAACACACTCATAAAttctttctgaaaaaaaaaccacaaaaatattcTCAGAAAATTGGTAAAGTCAATAATAACgcctcaaaatataaatatattccaaataaaCTCACAAGTGTCACACGCTTGCTCAAAGCCTTTTCAGGGTCAGCCAAATTGTCCTCATGCATTGGGTCGAGAGTCCTCTCAAAATCGAGGAACTCTTCCAAAGTCTTAATAGGAAAGTTTGTAGATAATCCTTCCCTAGGGGACGCCATGGGTTGAGCTCCAGCAACATGATGCATGGTCATGTTAATCTTGAGCTCTTcgatttttctatttaaatcgTACTGGATGCATCGCTTTAAGTTTGAGAAATCGTCACGTAGTTTGTACATGAGGTAATCCAATTTAGCATCCAAGTAATCCATgacaaattctgaaaaatgagaaaaaaacaaagaaaatacacaaatttcctCCACAATATGGTTGGTACTTACCTTTAAGAGGATCGCCTATGGCACTCCCCCTAAAACGTGTTAGGCAAGCTATCAATGCCGATTTTTTCTCTGATTTTGTGTCACTGTACGCTGTTCTACCTAATGAAAATGAGAATTAGTAGGTTCAATtttcctgaaaaaaaaaattaacacagcTATTTACTTTGAGACGCTCTAGCCCCGGCTGCCTCATCATCTCTtggttgatttttatttctggaAACTTCAGCCTCAGGAATTCTCGATGTTCTTAATGTGGAGGACTCCCTTTCTTCGACAATTTGTTCTAAGAGAGAAAGAGGTTTGCCTTGACATCATTGCCGCttgatttttggttaattttctaGCTCGTTTAGTTTCAGTATCTGAATCTGTGGATTCTACGTTATCACGTTTTTTATAAAGACGTTTGATCCTCCTCTGGGCCTTGTCGTAATTCCCTGTAAAGAGTAGGTTATTTTTTCTCTAATAAAGAAtagttcatttatttcaatt includes:
- the LOC125777390 gene encoding uncharacterized protein LOC125777390, producing the protein MASPREGLSTNFPIKTLEEFLDFERTLDPMHEDNLADPEKALSKRVTLKEFMSVLTHKESNYAADIKKILKELIAKDVQLNYSGVGRVVKGKGKKKFSATATFACMRDFIETKYKDSNQPLKIITVTSDWLAGAGDRDGGCIQRKKEVGAV